CTTCAATTAGCAGCCGACACCATCTCAGCTCACGCGTCATCTATTGGGCTCTAATGCTCCCCCTCTAAATCTGCGCTCCTTCTCATGAGACCAAAATCAGCCGCTAACTCGCCCATTGAAATCACTTTAGAGGAACCGCTATCCCCCTCACCCCCACACTGCGCATCCTTGGCCTCTACTTGCAGGATTCCGGACGAAATGACCACACCCTAAAAACACTCAAGACTTCCACGCAAATCCGTGTTGCAGCTTTTACGCCGCGTATCCTCCATGCACAAGGGTTTAGACGAAGCGGACAACATGAAAGTTGTACATGCTTTCACGCTTAGCCGAATTTTATACGCCACCCCATATCTCAAGCTGAAACCGCACAGAAACTGAACGCGTGAACGCCATGATCCGCCTCGCAACTAAGGCAGCCCTGAACCTTCCTCGCAGCACAAGCACAGCCAACTCCTTGAACTGGGCATGCATAATACCCTTTCTGAGCTAGTTGAAGCACATCTTCAGGCGCAGTATTTAAGACTTTCCGTGAGCGCCACTGGCCGCCATATTCTCGCTTCATTCGCATAAACATACCCGCTAATCAGCCAACCTTTATACCCATTCCTCGACACATTCATGCCTCTATAATAGTTAAACCCCTGCCCCGCAATGTGCATCCTCAGCATCACATCGCTCGCCGCGTAGCTCGCGCAAATGCCCTTCACCAGAGTTATGGACAAGCTCAGGATGCCATTTGGGTAGACGCTGCTTGTACAGCACAAGAAGCTGTAGAAGTTGCCTACAACCCTACTCTGCCTCATCCTCTGATTCACCGCCTTCCTTCAGGCTCTACAGCTGaggaggcagaggaggctgcCATCGCCCTAGCCCTTGTCCAATCAGACGCACAGTACATCTTCACTGACTCAAAAACTGCTACTGTACAACTACGCCAGGGGCAGGATACACCCGCCCGCCTGGCAGTTGCTGAACACCCCCACGCAAAATTTACCACGCATGGTAGAACTCCAGTGGGTGCCGGctcattcagggaaccccggaaacgaggctgccgataaattgGCCCGAGGATTAATAGCCGGGCTCAGGACAGCCTCGATTCGGGCTTCTCGAAGGAGCGGGCGCACACTTTTGCCGAGCTCACGCAAATACCCCTTTTGAACCGTCGGACATACCCTCCCCCAAATCCTCCCTTACCCACTCCCAACAAATCCTATGGAGACGTCTCCAGACCCGCACTCTTCCTTCCCCTCAACTGTTGTCCCACTACTGTGGCACTTCCTCTGAATGTTCCCTGTGTGGCGAACCTCACGCCACCCTTTCCCATAttctttcggctgccctgctgatcctcccccgcagggacagcctgccatcaccagctgggaggactgggaggtctGCTCTCGTCGGGGACCCGGCGtttgcaacttgctgcggtgactcgggctgccgatgtcatcgcggtgagaggcatgaccgtgtagacgtggcgtaggaccgcgcagtggtccaggggcccggggtccaaacacacttgcaaataaagtttttctctctctctctctctctgaaatggaaccttcatctagcgacacagcatgagctgtgccaactgccttaacctgtcgaccgttactagctacagaggctgagACTTATAAACATAtgagaaatgcatggcaaaacagtcagcaacggcttgaacttctactccatttgggtccagtatcctgaaggactcgccacttttgctccaccgtttgcgcacatacttccaaaactcagccggcctgtcagacacgcttttttctaaaagtgaaatatatagactgtgatcccgtttataaaggcatttacaaagagtacgaaaacgacagaattcttccttcaaatgagttgatgcagaacgtttatacttcctgtgtgcacgatctttatgtttcagtgcacttataagttctgatgagaaccaggagggatatttacaatgattaggtgtatactgggtgTAGTATAGTGGCGCCATCTGCGAATTGCGCGCGCCACTTAGAGTCTTATTGTGCTgtgttgtcggcagaggccgtgaCGTATCGGCACACGTGATGACATATGGCCAATCACGGGTACACGCGTGTCCGTTGTTGTCATTTttcgaataaacggccgctggccggctcagtcgttgtttgggcttccgcgggctccggacTCTCATCTCTCCCACTCGTGCCGTCGGGCCGTGCGGCGCGCGGCGCGTCTCGTgccagtcgtcgggccctcgccgtcggtcaccgctcgccgacacaacactggggaatgaacttgcgcatgctagTCAAGATAGTTCCGttactgatcgacttgatcatcaacattgggtttgtcagttaccagtgaccaatctgtggtggacaagtcatagtacaagccaacgtagtcctcctcgcttgaaggcaaatctgggcgttttgtcgatttttctggaaagcttggtttttctggtgaaatacagagtgttagtttgagcggtgggtgaaatttgtcaggacgaacaagagagatgtgagagagtgatacttcgataggctgattattagaaatacacagatctaagacgttaccacaggaattggcaatactattgtgctgttGGAGGGaaataaaagcgagaaaatctaacaatacgctgcctttgttctttaagaaatgatgataatgagaaaaattaagtgtggtccagtcaattccaggtgtgttaaaatcgccaagtacaagaattttgtagTGTGCGAGCGTCTCatttacttcctcttcctcctcgtctctgaTTTGCCTTTCGCGGGACTTCGCCCCGCTGCATGTTTCCGGGGCgtcttttcgaccagtgtggtagccgacaacgcctccgatttcggtgatcttaagaaagggaaatagacgaggaggcaggcttcgaggaaattcgtcctggtccggggacgACCTGCGGCCTCTACCAATTGAAACCAGGAAGCTCATccatggatgatggccacagattaagaaagggaaaatagaccttcacgaagccacaaggaaaatcCGTGACATCAGAAGATAAAGAGGCCCAAAGATGACGGGCCCCCTGTAACCATTGGGGAAAGTGCGAATTCTCACCGAGGCGCAAATGCGGACATGTGATCTCTAACGTGTCTGGTAGGGtggctgtctattttccctttcaagACTTCGGCCGagatcaaacacaaacaatgcctctcaaacaatgagatatcTTTCTTAAAGCACCcatcaaaaatgtcgattaatcgattaaaacatcacaTAGAAATAAATTAATCGATGAAAGGCTAAATCTACGAATGAttaacaattaatcgattaaaaattttagtCAACCATCCCTAGGGGCGCGCTAAATATGCCTTTCGAGTTGTGAAGGCGTGGGCTTTGGTTGTTCTTCCAGCGCTCCTCGGCTACGTTTCCCATTCACTGGTATCCATTCCGTTGCACTGAATGGCCAGCGGTCGTTTTTCCTACGTATTACGTGACTCTCCCAGGTTCATTTCCATCGGTTATTGTCAAGTGGAATATCGGCCGCCCCTCTTTGTTCCCAGACACATTCTCACAAACCACTTAAAGAACCGACATTCCCAAGCGCGCTGATAGTCTCAAGTGACTTAGAGTAACGATGCAGCATAAAATCCGACCGAGATCACGAATCGTATCTCCGAAAGTCGTTTTCGTAGAGCGAAAGTTGTTGTTCTCtgcgcaggataaaaaaaaaagctgtgatCTACTGATTCCAGTTCATTGCAGCTGTACCATTAAGAAGATACCGCAAGGCCACGTTTTGGCAAGTAAAGATTACGCTTCAGATCCGACAAAACAGCCTGTACGACCCCAATTGCAATGGTGGGGTATGGCACCCCTGCCGttctcaaaacaaatataaatgtgtaaattATGTAGACTGTGACACGATAGGCTTATTCAATATCATTTAAAGAAAACTGCCTGTATTTAGGCGTTGTCATGTCAGCAGCTGCTGAAGGCACAGTACCCATCACACTACTTTACCAAGCGCGTACAAGTTAATCAGTATTTTATTGAGACCAAATCATTGATAGCCTGCCAACTAATCTGGAAGGAATAAAGGTGAGGCGGAGGCagagaataaaaaataaacacgCAGAATCttctttgggagttgtctaaatGATGCTTAAGCGTAGTGCTTTATCGCAGAAAACTCTACCGTCGCGGCCTTCCTAGAAACGTTGTTGGGCGACATAACCGTGGCATCTTTAATTTCCTATCTAGAGTTCGTCAGCACCTGGAAAGGCCCCACAGTGGAAACCAACGCTGAAGAGGCGGTGCTCCTATAAAGGAAGTCCTGCAGGGAGACGCGACCATAACGAAGCCGTTCGACCAGGCGACTGGCCGCACGTGCCACGATGACCGCACGCGCGTGCTCTCGTTTCCATACTATCTTCAGCACAAAAAGCTCTGGCTGCCATAGCACCGGTGGTGTCGCGCTACAGTttacaaaaaagatggttgatccctctgtcataggaatcggtataacacgaaagtgaaaccggTGAAACGTCGTCACAGAAGCAGTGACTGctttagtgcactggtatatcagttgtttggcagatgtagcaccgcctgatctggacgcactcacgttgacgcctagtggcccaTCTCCGTACCTTCTGGTactgaagttcttaacatttacgtggacaccgcatatggtgaatcccgcgcaaatatggcatcaacaagcacataataacactgatactcgatatgcactcctccagagagtcgtgaaacgcgaagagaaacgctacgcgcgtcgtgtcttccttctagcctggcagttaattttcacagggcgagcggggtacGCGGTGCGACATCCAGGCTCTCCAGGCGTtccaggcgagcatcggagagctatttttcgatatggatggatgctatgagcgaggcttgggctaaagccaccacctcgcagtGAGTTAAACgcaattacacttctattggaaacgcgccgaatgggacggtcgtagcaacggcgcgttttttcgagcctggtggcgcacatgtcacctacccgttataaatgggacgctcatagcatctatccatccatccatccatgcaagagcactgcgcgAGGAAAgtctgaaagataaaaggcgcgttcatgtaacctccGTTGTGTGTTTGGCGGTAACTTAGTGGCCTAAACACCCGGCAGCCATCGtcccggaccgagaggtcatgggttcgactcctgtcaacgaaaagttttttttttcctttgccattttATGGTGTTCATTTTGCTAACGTATTGAAAATCTTGGTccaccccggtataaaacactttcgagttAAAACAACTTTGCCTGATGGCCACTTTCAGGGCAAAGCACACGAAAATGATGAGAACCTCTGCAAAGCGGGCTACAATGTATCCTATGTCGAATAAACGGTGCCGTACCGTGACAGCGTCTCCCTTTTCATCATTTTCTGGCTGCGTTTTGTGATTCGTGTCAAGCTGTGCAGGCTGACAACCTCCATTGATAAATCATGCTGCGTCGACGCCGTGCTGCCCACTTGTGCAGTAAAGAAAAGCAAGAGGGAGCTGCGTCATTCTTATCCCGAGTATGTTGAACAgtccgcggtatgtatgcacgcggaagTTGATCCAGCGCCTTATTTCTGAGCAGAGACAGGCGAGTGAAAAAAGGATTCCATGGTACATCATATGTACAATGTTGTGTCCAATCAGTCATTGCTGGGATAACCCGTCGTAAACATGATCGATCACTGGCGCCCATATTTGCCATATTTAACTAATGCTTACAAACACAGTTATTTTCCCATGACAGTTAAACACTTATTTAACTAATGCTTACAAACACAGTTATTTCCCATAACAGTTAGACATTTAACTAATGCTACAAACACAGTTATTTCCCATAACAGTTAAAGACATATTTAACTAATGCTTACAAACACAGTTATTTTCCCATAACAGTTAAAGACATTTAACTAATGCTTACAAACACAGTTATTTTCCCATAACAAAGACTGGAATTGCCTGCCTCAGGAGAGTTTCGCAACTGAAAATTTTGCTTCATCACTGGAAATTATCTTTTTGATGTTTAGTGTTCACATGTGTTATAGTCTTGTTGCTTCAGAGACATGCTATCTCTTTAGCGTATTGATGACTGTTTAATACAACGAATGCATGTTTTTTTTAGTCTTGCTGTTACGATTCACTTGATGTTTCTTTTGACCCTCCTGCTTGGACCAATGTGTTGGTCCGCAGTATGctttaaatgaataaataaataaataaataataaataaataaataaataataaataaataataaataaaaccttATGTGCATTAAACAAAACGTAAAGTAtgtgtcatggcatgaataatacAATGACGTGATGAAAAGCGTTTGGTCAAAGAACTGATGTAATACCTTAAACACCAAGGCGCTAGCCAGAGCACTCCCCTGACACTTTCGAACCAGCACGGCTCCCCGCGATGAAGCGGCGGCGCGGGATGGGTCGAAAGGTGTCTTCACCCTGTAAGCGGTGCCGCTGCCATCGAGGCACCCTATACGTGAAAATTCCACCGCTAGTTTTAAACGAGGCACATCACGCGGTCACCGAAACGCATTGGTGGCATCAAATTTTCTCAAAGTCATATTTTTTTACTGTGCACAATCCTCCATGACGACTTCCCAGGTAGTACAGAGGACTTAAATTCGACTACAACGAAGTACTTCACTGAAGGCTTCAGAGGAAGTGCGCCACTTTTACTACAGTGAGCTCTGCTTTTGCATTTCCTTTGTACCGCTGGCACAACGGGTTCATCAGATTTAGATATATTATTCACTTGCAGTAAGCGTGGTAGTGTTGCCGCGTAGTTGAGGAAGTCGCCTGGGGACCGGGGGGTTGTGGTTTAGAAACTCAGCACCATCAAGACAACTTGCTTCGTTTTATAATTATTTCTCTCCGAGTATTTGTCTTAGGTAAGATAGGTACTGAGTGACGATTTtccagatggttaaccagcgtggctgaaacgtgcggccccaaTGCGcggaagacgaagacagagaagagtcTTGACGCACACGAGCGCTGGTGAGTTCATCCCCgcggttcattaaagtctttccAGAAATATTGGCTGCTGTTTTccacccgtgtgttcccttcattttaaacggaccagtggtgagcagtggggctTCCCAGTTTGTGGCGCATACGCGTTCGGAGAGTTTGCGCACATAGGACGGAACGAATTCTGTTTTAGATTAGCCATTCGCAGTTTCGCTGTACAATGTGTTTAAAGGAGCCGGTTAGTAGACGCGTTTACGGGCGCTGCATTTAAACAAGATGCCATATGTTATTATGTAAAAGCCTCCTTGAAGCTTTATTGCATTTAAACGAAATAAATAGTTTCTGACATGAAATTTTATGACAAAAGTCGGTTTAAATTTCACAGATATAAAGTAAAAGGTTGTGCATAAAACGTGGATGATATTAAGCATAAATCCCTAGGGAATTTTTGAATGGCTGAAATTGTTTTCCTTGAGATTATTCTGGTGTAATGCGAGCAGTGACATTGCATCGTTGTGAATAATGGATGAAAGGGAAGCTGAAAAGTAACAAAGGCAAGCGCTCCCGTAATTGGGAGTAGACATAAGCATGAAATGGCAACAGCCAAAGCAGACTGCTTTGAGATGACACTTCATTAAAACTGTGAAGAAGCATGAAAACGAGCTCAGAAGCAACATTTTCGGTAACTTCTTTGGGAAGTTCCTAGCGCATGTAATGCGGTTCTGTACAAAAGGTTGTGGACCAGAGACCACATATGTTTGAGTGCCCAGGTCTGTGTTCTGGCTCCGGGTCCCCAGAAGGTCGCCGACAACTGGAGCTAAAAGCCCTTCATGCTTGAACAACATGCAATACACAAATTTCTCGTTGGTTTTATTTGTAAAGCTTCTCTACAGGCGCAATCTCGACAGAGCAACTGCTGCCAGTCGCAACAAAGTTGACGAAATCAACAGAATCGCTggaactttttttcgcttcatcTTCAAAATCGATTGGTGTTCTTACTATTAAACGAACATCTGTGCACTGCCGTATTTATGCGCTGTCACATTTGTCTATCGTGATTACAGTAACACCCGAGGAATGTCGCCAATACTAAGTATGTCAGCACTTCAACGCGTTTATACCCTCGCTGCCTCTAGAGCGAGCCTTTTGCCGCCTAGGATTATCTTTTCCCGATGGAAGTGATGAGCACAGCTTCTTCCTCTTTAATTTGCAAACAACTGCTCGAGTGCTAGCTGAGCCTCGCGCTTCCTCGACGAAGACACGGCCAGACGACGTGTCACTGCTAAGCCTAAACGTGACCCTGTCTACATGGCCATCTGCAGAGCGAGCTCTGTGGCGCTGGCGCAGTAGGGCATCTCGTCCAGCCAGAAGCACAGGTCGCACCATGCCTCCTGCTCGGCCTCGTCCACGGCTGCGGCGAAGCGGCTCTCGAACCTCTTGGCCAGACTCCTGGTCAGCCCTTCCAGGGCAGCCACGTTCGTCTTGGGCAGTACAGCCAGGGCTCATCGCTGCATTCGCGCCGGCGTAGATATGTTGCACGATTCATACGTATAGCAGGCAATTCTACGACGGATACCGGATTTCTGCCCATGGACTGTTCGCATCTGCAAACCAAAACAACGATACTATCACGAGACACGCCCTACTGCGGGACTACACATTAAAATGGCCACCTAGCATTCTTTATTGTGTACCTGAAAATAAGTACAGGAGACCATTCtgcatttctcctccatcaaaATGCTGCCACCTGCTCGTCCTCATGGCATGTAGTTGTCTCGTGTGAGATCCACGCTGTTTGCGCTGCTTGATGTATATATCCCACCCACGGAAAGGGCGatatttcgtccacttcaattaaTTTAGGTTACCTCATAACTACTACACCACCGCTCAAACAAGAATTATGGTCCCCTatgatttgtgtttttttttgtcaaatgAATGGTTATACCCACGAGACTAGAAAATGTGCTGCTGTGCGCGAGTACACCCCGAAAAATTATAGCATGTTTTtgaaagctagtttcagttcctgctgtatcctgacgtcacaacacggtatgagcctctcgtcacgtgctcgctcaagatatcgtgacgttttcacggccgctccgctccgcgactccgttggtgacgcacaagcggccattttgaaagttttgtTACGTAACGTAATCGCAACTATCCATACTTGTGCGTGAAATCAACAGAATCAGTCAACAGTGAAGTCAACAGAACTGCAGGCTGACGACACGCTAGCTAGGGTCGATGTCAGCAGGTGTACCATGCGGAAATTGACTTTAAAATCAAAATTAAATATCTTATCAGTATGTACTGTGTTTCACACTGGCTCAGAACCGTCTGTCTATACAGGAGATCTGTACTGTGTAGCAAACTCACTTTACAAAATTGGTGTCGGCACCCTTTTAAGGCTTCTTGAATGGCAGCATCAGTCTATATGATTGTACACTGCGCATCGCGTTGCATGCACTCGCACAATTCACACTCACCCGACGAGGTTGCAGATCTTCAAGAACGTCTCCCCCATGGCCTCGCACTTGTTCCTCGGCATTTTCTTCAGGTCGGTGAACAAGGGCTTCACGTCTGAGACAGAGACAGGCGAATATGGGTCAAGTAAGTACACAGTGGTATTTTATTTTATTCAGGTTAACGTCCGCTTTGCATCGATCGCTGTGTAATTTATCCACTACTGAGGCGCGTACTATCCGTTCATGCTCTAACGCGAATTGCACTGGAGTGTGTGTTCACGTTGACACGTTCGTATGCGTTTGCAATATATAGACCCAGTAACGGTTTTAATCGAACCATACGTATGGAGCGCTAAACTTGAGTTACCTACAaaccacagaaaagaaaaagcggtAGAGGATAACAACACAACGCTGAATTCAAGGTTCAAGCAACTTTCAAACAACATGTTATAGCATGTTTACTCGCGCtatgctgtagcttgacttttttttttctttaatcgaTGCGAAGCTATGGGTGCGGTGATGGATTTGGAAATGTTTTTTATGGAATGCTGTAAATGATATATGTGAATACGAAAATTGCAGAACACTCAGTCATCGGATGCAGACTCTGTACAGGCTGCCTGCAAAATAAAAAACATAGGCCATTCTATACTTCGGGACTTGTCACGCTGTCCGACAAAAGCTGAAAGAAATTGTCAATTCCAAACAACATTTTGCAATAACATGACGCTTCCTCACCAGAAGGAGAGAAAAGAAGCCAATTAAAATACACTTCAGACTCATCTTCAACGTCTGTCTATGTCGTGCGACGGCATTCTTGATAAATGAATGTAATTACCACAATCAAGCAGTGAGAGAGTGACGTGACGGCGTcgtcgtttgttttttttttctccgacgaAGGCGAACGGCTTATGGGAAGAGGCGAGAGGCAGAAGCGGGGTGGCGACTGCTTCGGCGTCCAGCTCGGCCAAGCACCGGAGCGTTGTGCTACTTTTGGTGAGCCGGACGTGGTCAAAGCGACAGCCAGGTGACAAGAAACATTGCCTGGGAGTTCTGTGGCGGGTTACCCTGGTAGTCTGGCAAGCGAGGCACGAGCAGGCCCACTGGCGAACATCGGTGTTAGTTAATGCTCGGCCAGACGTGCCGCTGTGTAAGGAGGTATTGAGGGGCTCGAACGTTGGGAAGGCAGATGTCAAATCAGTGTAAATGAAATCGCACGACGAAAAGCAGCCGGAATAAGGATTACGATGTGTGGCAGCTGATATGTCGCGAGAAACCGGTCGATAGAAGCGGCTGAGAAACCAGTTGCATAAGTAGAGAACGGAGGTGGTCACGCGGCGCTTCCAGCTCAGGGTCTGCCATCCGCGCCCAAGAAAGACGCTCCCAATTCACAGCAGATGAAGTGCCGAGGAAGGGGATGCGTAAAATGTTATTAGCTGTCTCGTTGTCGGTGTCTTTGCTGTGCTGGATACACGTTGCGAACTCCGATATGTAGGCAAGTTGGCGAAGATCACATGAGACGTATTTGGAAGAGTTTTAGCGTAAAACATACAACAAGGACTTATGATGATTAGGGCATCGGCCACCCGTGTTTCTTTTCTGATCCACTCCATTGTCTTCATATGTCTTCGGGTTGTGCCTGTGATTTTTCGTTCCATTGTGCGCTTGGTGGTCAATATCtttttccagtttttttattTGCTGAGAAAACAGCGCCAAAGAtaggacaaagaagagagaagTCCAAACAGGGA
This window of the Rhipicephalus sanguineus isolate Rsan-2018 chromosome 2, BIME_Rsan_1.4, whole genome shotgun sequence genome carries:
- the LOC119381459 gene encoding uncharacterized protein LOC119381459 codes for the protein MTFAGWPLSSATLESPLQLWSVVQQVALTLAVAEEALEFEHRSLSEDHVLVKKAHHDVLSYRLNGRVLHVNTFGVHAFLVDFCASRLRPRGDVKPLFTDLKKMPRNKCEAMGETFLKICNLVGCEQSMGRNPTNVAALEGLTRSLAKRFESRFAAAVDEAEQEAWCDLCFWLDEMPYCASATELALQMAM